Sequence from the Paenibacillus tundrae genome:
TCTCATAAAGTCTTACAAACTCCGTACGTCCGCCTTCAGTGAGTGCCGCATATGGCTCCGTCTGAAGCGCGTGTTCCATTTGTTCGAACAGCCATACGACCATATTTTCCGCCGTTGTGTTCATCAGAGGCAGTGTTTCATTAAGGTACTGGTGATCCAGATAACCTTCGATTTTTGTTTTCCATATATCTTTAATATGTCCAAAATCAACCGTCAGCCCGGTTTCACCCGGATAACCGCTGATGCCGAAAATAACTTTATACGTATGACCGTGCAAGTTCTTGCACTTACCTTCATAACAGTGCAGATGATGTGCCGCGTCAAAAGTAAACTCCTTGCTGACCAGTACACGTTTGCGATGATATCTTAGCTGTGTTGGCAGGATATCCTCGTCAATCCGCTGCAAACGTTCAACAATACGGAATGTTCCAGGCTCTCTCATCGCACATCCACTCCCGTATGACCTATTGCTGTACGTTGCTCTACGTACTGATCCAATCCGGCTTTGCGCAATTTACATGCAGGGCATTCTCCGCAGCCATCCCCAATCACGCCGTTATAACAAGTGAGTGTGCGCTCGCGTACATATTCAAAGGCACCCAGATCATCTGCCATTTTCCAAGTTTGGGCTTTGTCCAGCCACATCAAAGGCGTGTGAATTACGAACGGATAATCCATCGACAGGTTAAGAGTGACATTCATTGATTTAACAAATGAGTCGCGGCAATCCGGATATCCGCTAAAATCGGTTTCACATACACCTGTGACGAGATGACGTGCGCCTTTTTGTTTGGCAAGAATAGCGGCGAAGCTAAGGAACAGCAGGTTACGTCCATCCACAAAAGTGCTGGGCAGCTCGCCTTCATTATGTGTAATTTCTACATCATTACGAGTTAATGCGTTAGGGGCAAGCTGGTTGAGCAGGCTCATATCTAGCACAGTCTGCTGCACACCGAGATCCTTAGCAATAGCAGAGGCACATTCAATCTCCAGCTTGTGGCGCTGTCCGTAATCAAACGTAACCACCTCAACTTCAGCAAATTGCTGTTTGGCCCAGAACAAACAAGTTGTACTGTCCTGACCGCCGCTGAAAACAACGACTGCTTTTTCTTCGTTCAACATAAAAAAACCTCTCCATCTTCTTAAGATCACGCCATGCACTTAGGCATAGGGTGTCGGAAGAACAGAGAAGTCCATGAACTAACATCCATCAAAAAACACACCTTCTTGCAAATCGCTTCAAAAAAAGCGGATTTCCAATCCAGTGTCCTTAGTTTTTTACGTACATGCTGTTTGTGTCATCAACACAAAGTATTGAACTGCTGTACAACAGGTGCATAACACGGTGTCCACATGTTCAATTCAATGTACGCAAGACTGTGCTGACCCAATGGGTCTAAGTCTTGTAGAGGGAGTTCGCGAACCTCTCCCATGCCAGACGGCATGGATTTTCTTCTTCAAATGTCTGATCCATTATAACACGAAACCGCCTGGTGGCTACCTCACTTCAATAAAGTGGCATAAGTCTCCAGACGGTTTGGTCGTGAAATGCATTATTTAATTAAAACGTTCCCGAAGGGGATCACTTCTTTCAAGATTCGCTTGAACAGACCTTCATCGTTCACATCCCTTTCCAGTCGGCTATTCTCACGTCCTGCTTGAAATAGAACCGAGCCGTGTCCAGTCATTTTCCAGTGATAATTCATATGCTGACTCGCCAGATGGTTCCCATATACGGTGAGTTCCAAGTGTGCATTCTCAGGGTAGGCGATAATGCTGCCCGCGTCGACATAGAGCGGGGCGGTGGGATGTAGCTCCTGTTGGCATACTTGGCCTTGAGTTAACAGTCCGATCTTGCCTTTTCCCGAAAACTTCATTTTGACCGCATCTTGGGTGATGAGCATATTTTTGATTTTCTGAATTTTGGTATGCATGGTGACGCCATCGGAGTAAAAAAAGAGATGTCTGAAGTCGTATAACAGATCACTCTCTTCATCCAGCTCGACCTCTTTCATCGTAAAACCGGGAGGGAGCGCAGCTACAAACTGGCATGGACCAGAGATTTCCGATTTGATCAGTTTCTTTTTGCGGACAATGCCTGAAATGTTCATAAACTTATCATTACGGCTGTTACTAGAGCCACGAAATGCAACAATCTGCTGTGGATGCAAAATATGAAGCCGGTCGTCCTGAACAAGCGAGAAGGTAACGACTTGTCCAGCGCCACCAGCTTCAACGGTATTGAGGTGTATGTGCATGCGGCTGCTCCTGTTCTCGTTTTAGATTCGGCCTGAGCGACGACGCATTCCCAAACGCATAAGGCGAATCAAAATAAAGTAACCCAATATAAGAGCAACGATGGTAATAATCATCGTCTGAATTCGTTTGGCAGTCGTATTTTTGGCATTTTGATCGTCTTGCAATTGGCTGACCATTTCAGTCAGTTTTTGGTTTTGTGCGATTAACTGATCATTCTGAGCTTTGAAGGCTTCGACGTTCGCCTGGGCTTGTCCCAACTGGGCGGAAGTTTCATTGAGCTTGTTTAACGTCTCTTGATAGCTTTGCTGTAGGGCATTCACTTCTCCTGGAAGTTCAGCTACCCGTTCCCATCCGCTGTATATATCTGAAAATATATTGGCATTTGCTGCATGTACTGTAGAAGTTAACGAGGCAGTAAACAAAATGCATGTGGTGAATAACACCCGAATTAGAGCATGATGAATCGATTTTGGCATTCATGACACCTTCTTTCGATGTGGTAGATTCGTCAGACGATTTATGTCTTTATTTGTTTCATTTAATGAAAGCATGGCTCTTACATTATACGTCAAAAGTAGCGCAATGGGTTCAGGCTGTCCACATTTTTTGCAAGTAATATTTAGTTTCGTTCACAAAGTGTCAGGGTAATAGAACGATAAGGAAGCACACGAACAGGTCTGACTTATAAATATTACCCCAGTTCCGGGAGCTTACTCTTCACAAAGACGAAAAATATAATGAAAATAATATATCCGATTTCGGAAGAAGATCGTATACAAAAGGAGTAGAAAAATATGCATACTACAGAACGTGGAGCACCAACCAAAACAATTATGATTACAGTCAATGGCGAGCCTATTGGACGCAAACTAATTATTGATAGTGTGACGTACGCACCCGTTGCCGAAACAGAATGGAATGAATCAATACCTCAAATTTTAAATAATTCATCGGCATTGTGAGTTAGGTCTTGCCAAGAATAACCCCTTGAAAAGCATGGCAATTTGCCAGGCTTTTTTGTCGTTTAGTGTCGTAATTAGACGGATTAAGAAGGAATAAACCATCTATAATTATTTTTGTGTAAATTTTATATGCGAACATATGTTCCGTGACAATATAGTGTCCATTCACCCTGATAACTTAGAAGATAATACATAAAAATCGGGGGGGAGACGACGTAGTGAACTCAGTCTTTGAAGTATGTTATTCGTGGAACAAAGAGGCCATACCGACGGGAGGAGCCGACCCCGTGTATATGATGATTGAATGGCGCAACGGTTCCCCTGCCAAAAGACTCAGGAAGTTAGCACCTAAAATTGTGTCTAGAGACTTGGAATTATTGCTCAAACCGGAATATGGAATCGAGCTTAAAGGCATTTACGGATGCCGCTCCAAAGAGACA
This genomic interval carries:
- a CDS encoding AIM24 family protein; translated protein: MHIHLNTVEAGGAGQVVTFSLVQDDRLHILHPQQIVAFRGSSNSRNDKFMNISGIVRKKKLIKSEISGPCQFVAALPPGFTMKEVELDEESDLLYDFRHLFFYSDGVTMHTKIQKIKNMLITQDAVKMKFSGKGKIGLLTQGQVCQQELHPTAPLYVDAGSIIAYPENAHLELTVYGNHLASQHMNYHWKMTGHGSVLFQAGRENSRLERDVNDEGLFKRILKEVIPFGNVLIK
- the queC gene encoding 7-cyano-7-deazaguanine synthase QueC; amino-acid sequence: MNEEKAVVVFSGGQDSTTCLFWAKQQFAEVEVVTFDYGQRHKLEIECASAIAKDLGVQQTVLDMSLLNQLAPNALTRNDVEITHNEGELPSTFVDGRNLLFLSFAAILAKQKGARHLVTGVCETDFSGYPDCRDSFVKSMNVTLNLSMDYPFVIHTPLMWLDKAQTWKMADDLGAFEYVRERTLTCYNGVIGDGCGECPACKLRKAGLDQYVEQRTAIGHTGVDVR
- the queD gene encoding 6-carboxytetrahydropterin synthase QueD, translated to MREPGTFRIVERLQRIDEDILPTQLRYHRKRVLVSKEFTFDAAHHLHCYEGKCKNLHGHTYKVIFGISGYPGETGLTVDFGHIKDIWKTKIEGYLDHQYLNETLPLMNTTAENMVVWLFEQMEHALQTEPYAALTEGGRTEFVRLYETPTSYAEARREWMIDE